The following are encoded together in the Neomonachus schauinslandi chromosome X, ASM220157v2, whole genome shotgun sequence genome:
- the LOC110580560 gene encoding LOW QUALITY PROTEIN: cyclin-G1-like (The sequence of the model RefSeq protein was modified relative to this genomic sequence to represent the inferred CDS: deleted 1 base in 1 codon), which translates to MIEVLTTTDSQKLLYQLNALLEQELRCQPKVCGLRLIESTHDNGLRMTAKLRDFEVKDLSLTQFFGFDTETFSLAVNLLDRLLSKMKVQPKYLECVGLSCFYLAVKSIEEERNVQLTTDLIQINQYRVKVSDLMRMEKIVLEKMCWEVKATTAFQFLQLYYSLIQENLPIKRRNSLNFERLEAQLKACHCRIIFSKAKPSVLALSIIALEIQTQKCVELTEGIECLQTHSKINGRDLTFWQELLSKCLTEYSSNKCSKLNVQKLKRIVSGHTAWQLKHGYYRITHLPTVPEMVP; encoded by the exons ATGATAGAGGTGCTGACAACAACTGACTCTCAGAAACTGCTATACCAGCTGAATGCCCTGTTGGAACAGGAGCTGAGATGTCAGCCAAAGGTCTGCGGCTTGAGACTAATTGAATCTACACATGATAATGGCCTCAGAATGACTGCAAAGCTAAGGGACTTTGAAGTAAAAGATCTTAGTTTAACTCAGTTCTTTGGCTTCGACACGGAGACATTTTCTCTTGCTGTGAATTTACTGGACAGACTCCTGTCCAAAATGAAGGTACAGCCCAAATACCTAGAGTGTGTTGGGCTGAGCTGCTTCTATTTGGCTGTTAAATCAATAGAAGAGGAACGGAATGTCCAATTGACAACTGACTTGATCCAAATAAACCAATATAGAGTCAAGGTT TCAGACTTGATGAGAATGGAAAAGATTGTATTGGAGAAGATGTGTTGGGAAGTCAAAGCTACTACTGCCTTTCAATTTCTGCAACTCTACTATTCACTCATTCAAGAAAACTTACCAATTAAAAGGAGGAATAGccttaattttgaaagactagaAGCTCAACTTAAGGCATGCCACTGCAGGATCATATTTTCTAAAGCAAAGCCTTCTGTGTTGGCATTATCTATCATTGCACTGGAGATCCAAACACAGAAGTGTGTAGAGTTAACAGAAGGAATAGAATGTCTTCAGACACATTCCAAGATAAATGGCAGAGATTTGACCTTCTGGCAAGAACTTCTATCCAAGTGTTTAACTGAATATTCATCAAACAAGTGTTCCAAACTAAATGTTCAGAAGTTGAAAAGGATTGTTTCTGGACATACTGCATGGCAATTGAAGCATGGTTACTACAGAATAACCCACCTTCC